A window of the Cryptosporidium parvum Iowa II chromosome 7, whole genome shotgun sequence genome harbors these coding sequences:
- a CDS encoding RING finger protein (with conserved extensions that are present in plasmodium), with product MINNNMIKREVVNERKQDCEHGSDIINNKDNMFNITVNTEPYDVLENDIMKNKSRKVNNSSKNGFESTNISNKILSEFTCPVCLDYYMLPVTIPCGHTFCRYCITHNRLLGKKCPVCRQLIGYNFRINMTIHNVIVSLGIFKQIENSSQDERLYNEILLTNNELIGQNRPKWWQLCFCKPIISVTLFARIISDEILGIGIVFAEDLTRCIIDHLSKLSSIIQDKKLKSMIWSNGIYMIGPLEVNLLTKWMGCPPLPFKLDDKETGNLEKNSDFTLNNNAIFKNQVKKWVEECIALKPTILNIGQSPFTKTSTYPILRILSDRIHRVESKIYDLGALRSPLPWDLGRHSKSTIQVSHSSVSTNHLLIVNIKEHDQVAQELKYKSNTSHKFDESSPIEKDWGIGVIDLGSSIGTMLKIQPKHRLATDEVIHLADRVEIIVKIRKIEEITNEDNLNGDSRILINEWKKLRWSNKLNLVINIDDYNKGEHKTINRAKNSDFEDLFGICNDKDKLDSSELSQESKIVQVPLEELEIEEIKECLEVYIPIGSKSFVPCEGAKKTENGMYWSVIVHPSGMVFGRGKNGALGLRKVEVTESNGYISREHCIFYYSSIRNREYEGLDYLSRSNGCLSNWFVKDVSTSGTFLRLKPFSYPVRVLPGMVLKVGQCKMEILPYMIGALYSGQPNSSVRNNSINLVSQDFQPIQTNLTEVESSQTHVSNTNQIPIPYLSNSALFTQTLNDQYLSNINNNVIAQLNILAAYNYINSSSITNLVNSNNIVEFNNQTYEDRIIQRQNSSFDNIILQSILRNSIVNNNILSAGHYLGNIQTSEDNSITGGSIGSLEVNSILNYDRRPREPRVTQEVDVSFQIESFENEDC from the coding sequence ATGATAAACAATAATATGATAAAAAGAGAAGTTGTAAACGAGCGTAAGCAGGATTGTGAACATGGTTCAGacattataaataataaagataatatgTTTAACATTACAGTCAATACAGAACCATATGATGTATTAGAAAATGACATAATGAAAAACAAATCTAGAAAGgtaaataattcttcaaaaaacGGTTTCGAGAGTACAAAcatttctaataaaatattgtcCGAATTTACTTGTCCCGTATGTCTCGACTATTATATGTTGCCTGTCACAATTCCATGTGGGCATACTTTTTGTAGATATTGCATTACTCATAACCGCTTGTTGGGAAAAAAATGTCCAGTTTGTAGGCAACTAATAGGATACAACTTTAGAATAAACATGACGATCCATAACGTTATTGTTTCATTGGGAATTTTCAAACAAATAGAGAACTCTTCTCAGGATGAGAGACTTTATAACGAAATCCTACTTACAAACAACGAATTAATAGGTCAGAATCGTCCAAAATGGTGGCAATTATGCTTCTGCAAACCAATAATATCAGTTACATTATTTGCAAGAATAATTTCTGATGAAATACTAGGAATTGGGATAGTTTTTGCGGAAGACTTAACTCGATGTATTATTGACCATCTATCGAAGTTGTCATCAATAATACaagataaaaaattaaaaagtatGATATGGTCGAACGGTATTTATATGATTGGGCCATTAGaagttaatttattaacaaaGTGGATGGGTTGTCCGCCTCTGCCTTTTAAACTTGATGACAAAGAAACCGGtaatttggaaaaaaattctgattttactcttaataataatgcaatatttaaaaatcaAGTTAAAAAATGGGTGGAAGAATGCATCGCTTTAAAACCtacaattttaaatattggcCAAAGCCCCTTTACTAAAACAAGTACATACCCTATATTACGTATACTAAGCGATAGAATACATCGTGTggaatcaaaaatatatgaCTTAGGAGCTCTTAGGTCTCCTCTTCCTTGGGATCTTGGAAGGCATTCTAAATCTACTATCCAAGTTTCTCACTCGTCTGTAAGTACAAATCacttattaatagtaaacATTAAAGAACACGACCAAGTTGCTCAAGAATTGAAATACAAAAGTAACACTTCACataaatttgatgaaaGCTCTCCAATCGAAAAAGATTGGGGTATTGGGGTAATAGACTTAGGAAGCAGTATTGGAACAATGCTAAAAATTCAACCCAAGCACCGACTTGCAACAGATGAAGTAATTCACTTGGCGGATAGAGttgaaataattgttaaaattcgaaaaatagaagaaataacGAACGaagataatttaaatgGCGATAGcagaatattaattaatgaatggAAAAAATTACGTTGgagtaataaattaaatttagttATAAACATTGATGATTATAACAAAGGTGAACATAAAACCATTAATAGAGCTAAAAATAGTGATTTTGAAGACTTGTTTGGGATCTGCAATGACAAAGATAAATTAGATTCAAGTGAACTCTCGCAAGAAAGCAAAATTGTCCAAGTTCCTTTGGAGGAGTTGGAAATcgaagaaattaaagagtGCTTAGAAGTTTATATTCCAATTGGGTCAAAATCTTTTGTTCCATGTGAGGGGGCAAAAAAAACAGAAAATGGCATGTACTGGTCCGTAATTGTTCATCCTTCTGGGATGGTATTTGGCCGAGGGAAAAATGGAGCTCTTGGTTTGAGAAAAGTAGAGGTTACAGAAAGTAATGGATATATTAGCAGAGAACATTGCATTTTTTACTATTCATCCATAAGAAATAGGGAATATGAAGGCCTTGACTATTTGAGTAGATCTAATGGATGCTTATCAAATTGGTTTGTTAAAGACGTCTCAACATCTGGTACATTTTTGCGTTTAAAACCATTTAGCTATCCAGTTAGAGTATTGCCCGGTATGGTTCTTAAAGTAGGACAATGTAAGATGGAAATATTGCCATATATGATTGGTGCTTTGTATTCTGGACAACCAAATAGTAGTGTTAGAAACAATTCCATCAATCTAGTGTCTCAAGACTTCCAACCAATTCAAACAAACTTAACTGAAGTTGAATCATCACAAACTCATGTTTCAAACACGAATCAAATTCCAATTCCTTATTTAAGCAACAGTGCCTTATTTACTCAAACCCTTAACgatcaatatttatctaatataaataacaaTGTGATTGCacaattaaatattttagctgcatataattatattaacaGCTCATCTATAACGAATTTGGTTAATTCTAATAACATCGTCgaatttaataatcaaaCTTATGAAGATAGAATAATTCAAAGACAAAATTCatcttttgataatattattttgcaGAGTATATTAAGAAATTCAATAGTAAATAACAATATATTGTCTGCCGGCCACTACTTAGGAAATATTCAAACTAGTGAAGATAATTCTATTACTGGTGGGTCAATCGGCTCTCTGGAGGTAAATAGcatattaaattatgatAGAAGGCCAAGGGAACCAAGAGTTACACAAGAGGTGGATGTTTCGTTCCAAATAGaaagttttgaaaatgaagattgTTAA
- a CDS encoding hypothetical protein (with 7 transmembrane domains): protein MQKKPIFHNFAFILDVINFATALSWFCAYLALFLKLKREKNVVGLSLQTILMLVVAECNHVLITAVLSSHYHVELGLDFYLCDCSTALLSAVTFAYIYFNFYETYESNRDTFGLNVTNFIICWISRAGRSNHFIQKKSNKYYPTSQKIFWLTVYILNFFLGSIIFFLRKSSSPPIISFWESYMDSLLSLALLPQIFMFYNKKPRKVSSLLAHFVAFILLARVFMLFYWILYPLFKLSIVPGRRLHIFSESLNVTFLMHFMYYFIRSKLNGENDIFLPL, encoded by the coding sequence ATGCAGAAAAAACCAATATTCCATAACTTTGCGTTTATACTTGACGTAATAAACTTCGCGACTGCATTATCATGGTTTTGTGCGTATTTGGCGTTGTTCCTCAAATTGAAACGCGAGAAAAACGTAGTTGGGCTTTCACTTCAAACAATACTAATGTTAGTTGTGGCTGAATGCAACCACGTATTAATAACAGCTGTTCTCTCATCGCATTATCATGTTGAACTTGGGTTAGATTTTTACTTATGCGATTGCTCGACTGCACTTTTGTCCGCTGTCACATTCGCCTACATTTATTTTAACTTCTACGAAACATACGAAAGTAACAGAGACACATTTGGGTTGAATGTTACAAATTTCATAATTTGTTGGATTTCAAGAGCTGGTAGAAGTAAtcattttattcaaaaaaagagCAACAAATATTACCCAACTTCTCAGAAAATCTTTTGGTTGACTGTCTACATCTTAAACTTCTTTCTTggatcaataatattttttttaagaaaatcCAGCTCACCTCCAATTATATCATTCTGGGAATCATACATGGATTCACTACTTTCCTTAGCTTTACTAccacaaatatttatgttTTATAACAAGAAACCGCGAAAAGTTTCTTCTCTTCTCGCCCATTTTGTTGCATTCATACTACTAGCAAGAGTATTTATGCTGTTCTATTGGATATTATATCcgttatttaaattatcaattgTTCCAGGAAGAAGACTTCATATTTTCTCGGAATCTTTAAACGTAACTTTCCTAATGCATTTCatgtattattttataagaTCGAAGCTGAATGGAGAAAATGATATATTCTTACCATTATAG
- a CDS encoding cleft lip and palate family of eukaryotic membrane proteins (potential transporters) with 9 transmembrane domains, translated as MQNSDISGTTSARAEETQNSWFSGILGTVIRVIFFQIVMNYFMGGHKNAAINKTTGESIKPLGNYYKPGNIYDLYAHIIFGNEEFVSNLKFEYLNKSSILLEAANIINITSVIEVWRIRNLKYDNSDVNFSKNISFNLPMELFRYNIEDISNTYNDINAFLVVSLIGKDKNDFVPINYVDLTKTMNKLSDEDSLISLLDSNDQKSIVDQHDKKVKYWKDNINIRVIYDNQNYNIGQSNVPPLSFMKYNVAEGIYLPIIYPSDFWCIERNFKMLNSTTINQPFNLTLTFNTFSLFKYTIQRQMMDTWELQSRYGLGQSQKDIMMIKRILVETNKYYLIFSLAFFILHSSFQMLAFKNDISFWNKNESMYGLSGLSILASFISELIIGLYLFDSNETSWILLIEIFIGIAISAWKLWKTKIFILSGRFPFFSIKDDSDAHLDSPDEGTKLKLEQEKLSRYYDSIAIKYMSVLLAPCIVGYAIYSLKYYKYKGWYSFIISTLAGTVYTFGFIMMTPQLYINYKLKSVDHLPWRFLVYKALNTFIDDIFSFIIDMPWMHRMACFRDDIIFIIYIYQRWIYRSKKEYQSSIERTNASVIEGNEKGNDHSSLPINKPNDPNKKSKIE; from the coding sequence GATTAATAAAACCACTGGAGAATCAATAAAACCACTTGGTAATTATTACAAGCCAGGAAATATTTACGATTTATATGCTCACATAATCTTtggaaatgaagaatttgtttcaaatttgaagtTTGAATACCTTAATAAATCATCTATTTTATTGGAAGCAGCtaacattattaatattacatcTGTAATTGAAGTTTGGAGAATTAGAAACCTTAAATACGACAATTCTGATGTtaatttttccaaaaatatatCTTTTAATCTTCCAATGGAGCTTTTCAGGTATAACATTGAAGACATATCAAATACTTACAACGATATAAATGCTTTTCTTGTTGTTTCATTAATTGGCAAAGACAAAAATGATTTTGTTCCTATAAACTATGTTGATCTTACTAAAACAATGAATAAACTAAGCGATGAAGACTCTTTAATAAGTTTATTGGATTCTAATGATCAAAAAAGCATTGTGGACCAGCATGataaaaaagtaaaatattggaaagataatattaatattcgTGTAATATATGATAACCagaattataatattggtCAAAGCAACGTACCACCTCTATCTTTCATGAAATATAATGTTGCAGAAGGTATTTACTTACCCATAATCTATCCGTCAGACTTCTGGTGTATTGAACGCAACTTTAAAATGTTAAATTCCACAACTATTAACCAGCCTTTCAACTTGACTCTCACATTCAATACATTTTCACTATTTAAATACACCATTCAGAGACAGATGATGGATACTTGGGAGCTTCAAAGCAGATACGGTCTAGGACAGAGTCAAAAAGACATTATGATGATTAAGAGAATACTAGTAGAAACTAATAAAtactatttaatttttagcCTGGCCTTCTTTATATTACATTCTTCCTTTCAGATGCTCGCATTTAAGAATGACATCAGCTTTTGGAATAAAAACGAATCGATGTATGGTTTGAGTGGGCTTTCGATACTTGCATCATTTATTTCTGAGTTAATTATTGgtctttatttatttgactCGAATGAAACGAGCTGGATATTGcttattgaaatttttatcGGTATAGCCATTTCTGCTTGGAAACTATGGAAAACaaagatatttatattgagTGGAAgatttccttttttttcaattaaagatGATTCTGATGCTCATTTAGATTCTCCTGATGAAGGGACTAAGCTAAAACTGGAGCAAGAAAAGCTCTCGAGGTATTATGATTCAATCGcaattaaatatatgtCAGTTTTACTTGCGCCTTGCATCGTTGGATATGCAATATACTCATTAAAATACTATAAATATAAGGGTTGGTACTCTTTCATTATTTCCACGCTTGCAGGTACAGTATATACCTTTGGTTTTATTATGATGACGCCACaactttatattaattataaattaaaatccGTGGATCATTTACCTTGGAGATTTCTGGTGTATAAAGCGTTGAACACCTTTATTGatgatattttttcatttattatagATATGCCATGGATGCATAGAATGGCATGTTTCAGGGACGacataatatttattatttatatttatcagAGGTGGATATATCgttcaaaaaaagaatatcaaAGTAGTATTGAAAGAACGAACGCAAGTGTTATTGAAGGCAATGAAAAAGGTAATGATCATTCTTCTCTTCCCATAAATAAACCTAACGATCCTAATAAAAAGAGCAAAATAGAATAG